A single Ctenopharyngodon idella isolate HZGC_01 chromosome 22, HZGC01, whole genome shotgun sequence DNA region contains:
- the LOC127505472 gene encoding uncharacterized protein LOC127505472 isoform X1 has translation MPDNLQLMNISVHLHLFFHRTTAVDGWALVRVCFALMANMSSSVCMETPHAHGHTHGHTHNYNPTPGRDFPLQIDSCVNPVLDYSAQMERYRSFATFYKNSTAAAAAAAATPFPQTAKIARIATPLFPSARLSAMPPWPCDNAMLWGRKPAAVNVNGPHTHRTGMSRAEQVNVHMSAKHIPQDSALPMGADNFLSPLAAEQCRGLPVTGAECMNRLKCPQSVPPGGAGEADRGGTFGGMPPLGGLSLPPGVIVMTTLHSGAGSSGVTMSDSAFQIANVAADCQHSGSSCSGSPAALNGNANGSCSSGSSNGSGAAKRKRKRCGVCAPCRRLINCGVCSSCRNRKTGHQICKFRKCEELKKKPGSTMERAPSAGAADTFRWFF, from the exons ATGCCCGATAACCTTCAGTTGATGAACATCTCTGTTCACCTCCACCTCTTTTTCCACAGGACCACTGCCGTGGATGGTTGGGCGTTAGTGCGTGTTTGTTTTGCTCTGATGGCGAACATGAGCAGTAGTGTGTGCATGGAAACTCCACACGCTCATGGCCACACCCACGGCCACACCCACAACTACAACCCCACCCCCGGGCGGGACTTTCCTCTGCAGATCGACTCATGCGTGAACCCTGTGTTGGACTACAGCGCGCAGATGGAGCGGTACCGCTCTTTTGCCACCTTCTATAAAAACAGCACGGCCGCCGCCGCCGCTGCCGCTGCCACCCCGTTTCCCCAGACCGCCAAAATCGCCCGTATCGCCACGCCCCTCTTCCCCTCAGCCCGCCTATCGGCGATGCCGCCCTGGCCCTGCGACAACGCCATGCTGTGGGGGCGAAAGCCCGCCGCAGTTAACGTTAACGGACCTCACACACATCGGACTGGCATGTCAAGGGCGGAGCAGGTGAATGTGCACATGTCCGCCAAACACATTCCACAAGACTCCGCCCTCCCGATGGGGGCTGACAACTTCCTGTCACCGCTCGCCGCGGAGCAGTGTCGTGGTCTTCCCGTAACGGGGGCTGAGTGCATGAACCGACTGAAGTGCCCGCAGTCTGTGCCGCCTGGCGGAGCCGGAGAGGCGGACCGAGGCGGGACGTTTGGAGGGATGCCACCACTGGGGGGTCTGTCGCTGCCACCGGGGGTCATCGTAATGACGACGCTTCACTCTGGTGCAGGGTCATCAGGGGTAACGATGTCAGACAGCGCGTTTCAGATCGCCAACGTGGCGGCGGACTGCCAGCACAGCGGCTCGTCTTGCTCCGGCTCGCCCGCCGCTCTTAATGGAAACGCAAACGGCAGTTGCAGCAGCGGCAGCAGCAACGGTAGCGGAGCGGCCAAACGCAAGCGCAAGCGCTGCGGCGTCTGCGCCCCCTGCAGGAGGCTCATTAACTGCGGCGTGTGCAGCTCCTGTCGAAACAGAAAGACGGGTCATCAGATCTGCAAGTTCAGAAAGTGTGAAGAACTCAAGAAGAAGCCGGGCAGCACGATGGAG AGAGCACCATCGGCAGGAGCCGCCGACACCTTCCGCTGGTTCTTCTGA
- the LOC127505472 gene encoding CXXC-type zinc finger protein 4 isoform X2, whose translation MANMSSSVCMETPHAHGHTHGHTHNYNPTPGRDFPLQIDSCVNPVLDYSAQMERYRSFATFYKNSTAAAAAAAATPFPQTAKIARIATPLFPSARLSAMPPWPCDNAMLWGRKPAAVNVNGPHTHRTGMSRAEQVNVHMSAKHIPQDSALPMGADNFLSPLAAEQCRGLPVTGAECMNRLKCPQSVPPGGAGEADRGGTFGGMPPLGGLSLPPGVIVMTTLHSGAGSSGVTMSDSAFQIANVAADCQHSGSSCSGSPAALNGNANGSCSSGSSNGSGAAKRKRKRCGVCAPCRRLINCGVCSSCRNRKTGHQICKFRKCEELKKKPGSTMERAPSAGAADTFRWFF comes from the exons ATGGCGAACATGAGCAGTAGTGTGTGCATGGAAACTCCACACGCTCATGGCCACACCCACGGCCACACCCACAACTACAACCCCACCCCCGGGCGGGACTTTCCTCTGCAGATCGACTCATGCGTGAACCCTGTGTTGGACTACAGCGCGCAGATGGAGCGGTACCGCTCTTTTGCCACCTTCTATAAAAACAGCACGGCCGCCGCCGCCGCTGCCGCTGCCACCCCGTTTCCCCAGACCGCCAAAATCGCCCGTATCGCCACGCCCCTCTTCCCCTCAGCCCGCCTATCGGCGATGCCGCCCTGGCCCTGCGACAACGCCATGCTGTGGGGGCGAAAGCCCGCCGCAGTTAACGTTAACGGACCTCACACACATCGGACTGGCATGTCAAGGGCGGAGCAGGTGAATGTGCACATGTCCGCCAAACACATTCCACAAGACTCCGCCCTCCCGATGGGGGCTGACAACTTCCTGTCACCGCTCGCCGCGGAGCAGTGTCGTGGTCTTCCCGTAACGGGGGCTGAGTGCATGAACCGACTGAAGTGCCCGCAGTCTGTGCCGCCTGGCGGAGCCGGAGAGGCGGACCGAGGCGGGACGTTTGGAGGGATGCCACCACTGGGGGGTCTGTCGCTGCCACCGGGGGTCATCGTAATGACGACGCTTCACTCTGGTGCAGGGTCATCAGGGGTAACGATGTCAGACAGCGCGTTTCAGATCGCCAACGTGGCGGCGGACTGCCAGCACAGCGGCTCGTCTTGCTCCGGCTCGCCCGCCGCTCTTAATGGAAACGCAAACGGCAGTTGCAGCAGCGGCAGCAGCAACGGTAGCGGAGCGGCCAAACGCAAGCGCAAGCGCTGCGGCGTCTGCGCCCCCTGCAGGAGGCTCATTAACTGCGGCGTGTGCAGCTCCTGTCGAAACAGAAAGACGGGTCATCAGATCTGCAAGTTCAGAAAGTGTGAAGAACTCAAGAAGAAGCCGGGCAGCACGATGGAG AGAGCACCATCGGCAGGAGCCGCCGACACCTTCCGCTGGTTCTTCTGA